The Gemmatimonadota bacterium genome has a segment encoding these proteins:
- a CDS encoding SusC/RagA family TonB-linked outer membrane protein, giving the protein MRQLLSGQRRSLLIAAFATFVAAPVFAQGTVITGTITRQEGGGPLFGANVYITELAISAGTNEQGVYRLTLPAERVRGQNVMLRVRSIGFKPGQKSITLAAGGGTITENFALEIDVNRLSEVVVTGVTGATEKKKLAFTVDQVNVADLPVPGTNALTQLQGKVTGAQIVSPSGRPGQAPSIVLRGPKSLNASGRSQAPLVIVDGVIYDGGLQDLNPMDIENVEVVKGAAAASVYGSRAGNGVIQVTTKSAKNARQGTRFNVRNEAGYNDIAGEFQLAKNHFIMMDPTNKRFCRRATNAATGLVNGQPQCWQTMDFEEEALRINEGGGQFALGPNLFQYDGGIALSLSKPQLRGLFQSGFFPRSYDPIAATTTNGLFNNATFEMTGKFNNTGVFASASQLRQEGAIDYLKGYTRNTFRLNADQQINDKWTTQLNTFYSNNTLFPDGEFFRLTRVPAGVNLQRRDAFGRLFVRSNPLNQGDQNANPLYWNEANQGRTDTDRFLASNTTRFAAASWLDFEANASYDRRRQSGFFQQDRGYRVTTSTGTTGIGNRSESSSLDDNINMSIQGTARKSNFVLDGLDARVNARYAYEQQDSEGIGSSGTTLAIPSLGTLNNVTANQSVSSGFQTVRAVGGVLAGGLDYKGRYIMDGLVRRDGSSLFGENNRWATYYRGSMAWRLSDESWWPLKTSVNDFKLRGSYGTAGGRPSFSAQYETFTIGAGGTVTASTLGNANLRPEYTTEQEYGLDAELFSKIGLNVTYAYSSTDDQIILVPPSVSSGFANQWRNGGTLDNHTWEVSLNIPVLTTNNLTWTSRVGWDQTYSFITDLDIPPFFQTTASSTFRFAEGERIGTIWGRAFVTSCSQLPAQFAADCGAGKSYQKNNQGLIVWTGAGNTTKDGITKNLWQAVNPGCVRNGTATGTTGEANCRLAGGQVNAPWGIPGYSWGMPIVLRDSTGNAIQARLGNTLPKHRINMSHNVSYKKFNLYALVDVSLGNAVFNQERHWSLGDFQVREGDQSGKSVGDAKPLGYYWRTTAPDNSAGVGGLYDILGSNNITTEDAAYGKLREVSLGYQLGRFLGLGDVNVSVVGRNLLTITNFTGWDPEVGVAGTNLNSSALTAVAAFQYPQMRTFTFTVGTRF; this is encoded by the coding sequence ATGAGACAACTGCTGTCAGGACAGCGGAGGTCCCTGCTTATCGCTGCGTTTGCCACGTTCGTGGCCGCTCCGGTATTCGCGCAGGGTACCGTAATCACGGGGACGATCACACGGCAGGAAGGCGGTGGCCCGCTGTTCGGTGCCAACGTCTACATCACGGAGCTCGCAATCTCGGCAGGCACCAACGAGCAGGGCGTGTATCGCCTGACGCTGCCAGCCGAGCGAGTGCGCGGGCAGAACGTGATGCTCCGGGTGCGTTCCATCGGCTTCAAGCCGGGACAGAAGAGCATTACGCTCGCGGCCGGCGGCGGCACGATCACCGAGAACTTCGCCCTGGAGATCGACGTGAATCGTCTCTCCGAGGTCGTGGTGACCGGGGTGACCGGCGCGACCGAAAAGAAGAAGCTGGCGTTCACCGTGGACCAGGTGAACGTGGCGGATCTTCCGGTGCCCGGGACCAACGCGCTGACGCAGCTCCAGGGGAAGGTGACCGGGGCGCAAATCGTCTCGCCGTCAGGGCGACCGGGCCAGGCGCCGTCGATCGTGTTGCGCGGCCCCAAGTCGCTGAATGCGAGCGGCCGGTCGCAGGCGCCCCTGGTGATTGTGGACGGGGTGATCTACGACGGTGGGTTGCAGGACCTGAACCCCATGGACATCGAGAATGTCGAGGTGGTGAAGGGTGCTGCGGCCGCGTCGGTGTACGGGTCACGCGCCGGGAACGGCGTGATCCAGGTGACGACGAAGAGCGCGAAGAATGCGCGCCAGGGCACGCGGTTCAACGTGCGGAATGAGGCTGGGTATAACGACATCGCCGGCGAGTTCCAGCTTGCGAAGAACCACTTCATCATGATGGACCCGACGAACAAGCGGTTCTGTCGCCGGGCCACGAACGCGGCAACCGGGCTGGTCAACGGGCAGCCGCAATGTTGGCAGACCATGGACTTCGAAGAAGAGGCGCTCCGGATCAATGAAGGGGGCGGCCAGTTTGCCCTTGGTCCGAACCTATTCCAGTACGACGGCGGGATCGCGCTGTCGTTGTCGAAGCCACAATTGCGCGGCCTGTTCCAGTCCGGGTTCTTCCCCCGGTCGTACGACCCCATCGCCGCCACGACGACGAACGGGTTGTTCAACAATGCGACCTTCGAGATGACCGGCAAGTTCAACAACACCGGCGTCTTCGCGAGTGCCTCGCAGCTCCGGCAGGAAGGGGCGATCGACTACCTCAAGGGGTACACCCGCAACACCTTCCGGCTGAATGCGGACCAGCAGATCAACGACAAGTGGACGACGCAGCTCAACACGTTCTACTCCAACAACACGTTGTTCCCGGACGGCGAGTTCTTCCGCCTTACGCGCGTGCCGGCCGGTGTGAACCTGCAGCGTCGCGATGCCTTCGGGCGCCTGTTCGTGCGGTCGAACCCGCTGAACCAGGGTGACCAGAACGCGAATCCGCTGTACTGGAACGAGGCGAACCAGGGTCGCACGGACACGGACCGGTTCCTCGCGTCGAACACTACGCGTTTTGCGGCGGCGAGCTGGCTCGACTTTGAGGCGAATGCCAGCTACGACCGGCGGCGCCAGAGCGGGTTCTTCCAGCAGGACCGTGGATATCGCGTGACCACGTCAACCGGCACGACCGGCATCGGCAACCGCAGCGAGTCTTCTTCGCTGGACGACAACATCAACATGTCGATCCAGGGGACGGCGCGGAAAAGCAACTTCGTTCTTGACGGGCTCGATGCGCGGGTGAATGCGCGGTACGCGTATGAGCAGCAGGACAGCGAAGGGATTGGCTCCTCGGGGACCACGTTGGCGATCCCGAGCTTGGGAACGCTCAACAACGTCACGGCGAACCAGTCGGTGAGCTCGGGATTCCAGACGGTGCGCGCGGTCGGCGGTGTCCTCGCGGGCGGGCTCGACTACAAGGGCCGCTACATCATGGACGGCTTGGTCCGTCGGGACGGTTCGTCGTTGTTTGGCGAGAACAATCGCTGGGCGACCTACTACCGCGGATCCATGGCGTGGCGGCTTTCCGACGAGAGCTGGTGGCCGCTCAAGACTTCCGTGAACGACTTCAAGCTGCGCGGCTCATATGGGACCGCCGGCGGGCGCCCGAGTTTTTCCGCGCAGTACGAAACGTTCACGATTGGCGCCGGCGGTACGGTGACCGCCTCGACGCTGGGTAACGCCAACTTGCGCCCGGAGTACACGACCGAGCAGGAGTATGGCCTGGATGCCGAGCTGTTCAGCAAGATCGGCTTGAACGTGACGTATGCGTACTCGAGTACGGACGACCAGATCATCCTCGTGCCCCCTTCGGTATCGTCCGGCTTTGCGAACCAGTGGCGGAATGGCGGAACGCTCGACAACCACACGTGGGAAGTGTCGCTGAACATTCCGGTGCTCACCACGAACAACCTCACGTGGACGAGCCGCGTGGGTTGGGACCAGACCTACTCGTTCATTACGGACCTCGACATCCCGCCCTTCTTCCAGACGACGGCGAGCTCCACCTTCCGCTTCGCCGAGGGTGAGCGCATTGGCACGATTTGGGGCCGTGCATTTGTCACAAGCTGCTCGCAGCTGCCCGCCCAGTTTGCGGCGGACTGCGGCGCGGGGAAGAGCTACCAGAAGAACAACCAGGGGCTGATCGTGTGGACCGGTGCCGGTAACACGACCAAGGACGGCATCACCAAGAATCTGTGGCAGGCGGTCAATCCCGGGTGCGTGCGAAACGGCACCGCCACCGGGACGACGGGCGAAGCGAATTGCCGTCTTGCTGGCGGACAGGTCAACGCCCCGTGGGGAATCCCCGGCTACAGCTGGGGGATGCCGATCGTCCTCCGTGATTCCACTGGCAATGCGATCCAGGCCCGCCTCGGCAACACGCTGCCGAAGCATCGGATCAACATGTCGCACAACGTGTCGTACAAGAAATTCAACCTGTATGCGCTCGTCGATGTCTCCCTCGGCAACGCGGTCTTCAACCAGGAGCGTCACTGGTCCCTTGGTGATTTCCAGGTGCGTGAGGGAGACCAGTCGGGCAAGTCCGTTGGCGATGCCAAGCCGCTCGGGTATTACTGGCGCACGACGGCGCCCGACAACTCGGCTGGCGTCGGTGGGCTCTACGACATCCTTGGTTCGAATAACATCACCACTGAAGACGCCGCCTACGGCAAGCTGCGCGAGGTTAGCCTCGGCTATCAGCTCGGGCGCTTCCTCGGGTTGGGCGACGTGAACGTCTCGGTGGTTGGTCGCAACCTGTTGACGATCACGAATTTCACCGGTTGGGACCCGGAAGTGGGTGTGGCCGGAACCAACTTGAATAGCTCGGCGCTCACCGCGGTCGCTGCCTTCCAATATCCGCAGATGCGCACCTTCACCTTCACGGTGGGGACGCGGTTCTAG
- a CDS encoding RagB/SusD family nutrient uptake outer membrane protein — MSRVNRLAPFALGVLAVVACNESLDVENPNNPDVGRVFAAVATIEQTLGTGYQQCRNAYQQNAVEPQVLVLSLESYSQLNNFSMGVRVGIPRTPIVNSRGGPGTGEPFTHFSLLSRLSRQLSNGIGALDQIKKDQPTQVQDGLYARVKSFGFFGVACALGNIALLFDSAGVVGPGMPSDSIPPLSDYKAVMNAALSYLDSAQAIASTSAAVATGGYPAPAAWMSGTAVSRDQFVQIVRQVRARFRAQVARTPAERGAVNWDLVIADANAGVTAPVSVTIGGSTGWNIGFQSSQMHVSAGWSQISPMYWGMADVSGGYDAWLATPLNSRAGFLVVTPDKRWPQGATRAAQQANAAPGDFSAMPYIRNRSTSLDVPGDPWGTSNYDYVRFKYIRDASSTGPWAEFRPEEAQLLAAEGYIRKGQIALAAAKIDLTRTRAGLPALAGAVNSLTDPVPGGSQCVPRVPAAPSFTSTSCGNILEAMKYEMRIEMAHGRFGSWYFDSRGWGDLVTGTAFQFPVPNQEMDARAKPFYDMGGGGPGTAARGTYGF, encoded by the coding sequence ATGTCACGTGTGAACAGACTGGCGCCGTTCGCGCTCGGGGTGCTGGCCGTGGTGGCCTGCAACGAGTCGCTGGACGTCGAGAATCCCAACAACCCAGACGTCGGGCGCGTGTTCGCGGCCGTCGCGACCATTGAGCAAACGCTCGGCACGGGGTACCAGCAGTGTCGCAACGCCTACCAGCAGAATGCGGTGGAGCCCCAAGTTCTGGTGCTCTCGCTGGAGAGTTACTCGCAGCTCAATAATTTCTCGATGGGGGTCCGCGTCGGTATCCCGCGCACGCCGATCGTGAACTCACGCGGTGGTCCGGGGACGGGCGAGCCCTTTACGCATTTCTCCCTCCTGTCGCGACTGTCGCGCCAGCTCTCCAACGGCATTGGCGCGCTCGACCAGATCAAGAAGGACCAACCGACGCAGGTGCAGGACGGGCTGTACGCTCGCGTGAAGTCGTTCGGGTTTTTCGGTGTGGCGTGCGCACTCGGAAACATCGCGCTCCTGTTTGACTCGGCCGGTGTCGTGGGGCCCGGGATGCCGTCGGATTCCATTCCGCCGCTCAGCGACTACAAGGCGGTCATGAACGCGGCCCTCTCCTATCTGGATAGCGCGCAGGCCATTGCCTCAACGTCCGCTGCCGTCGCCACCGGTGGGTATCCGGCGCCGGCCGCCTGGATGTCGGGCACGGCCGTGTCTCGCGATCAGTTTGTGCAGATCGTGCGGCAGGTGCGCGCGCGATTCCGCGCCCAGGTCGCCCGAACGCCAGCGGAGCGTGGGGCGGTCAACTGGGACCTCGTGATCGCGGACGCCAACGCAGGGGTCACGGCCCCGGTGTCGGTCACGATCGGTGGGTCAACCGGATGGAACATCGGGTTCCAATCCAGCCAGATGCACGTCTCGGCCGGCTGGAGCCAAATCTCCCCGATGTACTGGGGGATGGCGGACGTCTCGGGCGGCTATGATGCCTGGCTCGCAACGCCGCTGAATAGTCGGGCCGGATTCCTCGTCGTGACGCCGGACAAGCGGTGGCCGCAGGGAGCCACGCGCGCCGCGCAACAGGCCAACGCAGCTCCGGGGGACTTCTCGGCCATGCCGTACATTCGCAATCGCAGCACGTCATTGGATGTACCCGGCGATCCCTGGGGTACGTCCAACTACGACTACGTGCGGTTCAAGTACATCCGCGACGCGTCCAGCACGGGTCCCTGGGCCGAGTTCCGGCCGGAGGAGGCGCAGCTTCTGGCCGCGGAAGGGTACATCCGGAAGGGGCAGATCGCGCTCGCCGCGGCGAAGATCGACCTGACCCGTACGCGTGCCGGATTGCCGGCGCTCGCGGGGGCCGTGAACTCGCTCACCGACCCGGTGCCCGGCGGCTCGCAATGCGTGCCACGGGTGCCAGCGGCGCCCAGCTTCACGTCGACCTCGTGCGGCAACATCCTCGAGGCGATGAAGTACGAAATGCGCATCGAGATGGCCCACGGCCGATTCGGCTCCTGGTATTTCGACTCGCGCGGTTGGGGCGACCTGGTGACCGGCACGGCCTTCCAGTTCCCGGTACCTAACCAGGAGATGGATGCCCGGGCCAAGCCGTTCTACGACATGGGCGGTGGTGGCCCCGGGACCGCGGCACGCGGCACCTACGGCTTCTAG
- a CDS encoding DUF4397 domain-containing protein: MRTHTLLAAALFGVVACGEDDAGPILAPTPPIAFVRYVHIVPDTSRMDWRPIDAVDNSPFALGMQFRANTPYQAMGAGARRLRIFPTSEDINITSQIVVDTTITFTPNTYYTLIHVGLARAGQTPADRIWVIEDPIPATIAASQVAVRVVHAGVGLGAVDVERSTSTTGTFSSAGTNVQYGTAGAYQLVPTGALVMRANTAGTTTALAAAATAPAGIAAGGGLSAAGGSTIGGSALTAIVVPRSVAGSAAASFTAPGIIYLVDKAP; encoded by the coding sequence ATGAGAACACACACTTTACTTGCTGCAGCGCTGTTCGGCGTCGTCGCCTGCGGCGAGGACGATGCTGGTCCCATCCTCGCTCCCACGCCTCCCATTGCCTTCGTTCGATACGTCCACATCGTACCGGATACGTCCCGCATGGATTGGCGGCCGATCGATGCCGTTGACAATTCGCCATTCGCCCTCGGGATGCAGTTCCGGGCGAATACACCCTATCAGGCCATGGGGGCCGGCGCCCGTCGCCTGCGAATCTTCCCAACCAGCGAGGATATCAACATCACCTCGCAGATCGTCGTCGACACGACGATCACCTTCACGCCAAACACGTACTACACCCTCATCCACGTCGGACTCGCCCGGGCCGGACAGACGCCGGCCGACCGCATCTGGGTCATCGAAGATCCCATTCCGGCCACCATCGCGGCCAGCCAGGTCGCCGTTCGTGTGGTGCATGCGGGAGTTGGTCTCGGGGCCGTTGATGTGGAGCGATCTACCTCCACCACCGGGACCTTCAGCTCTGCCGGGACGAACGTGCAGTACGGCACGGCCGGCGCGTACCAGCTCGTCCCGACCGGGGCACTCGTTATGCGGGCGAACACGGCGGGAACCACCACGGCGCTGGCCGCAGCCGCGACGGCGCCGGCAGGGATCGCCGCCGGGGGCGGCCTCTCCGCGGCCGGTGGCTCAACGATCGGCGGCAGCGCTCTCACCGCCATCGTGGTCCCCCGCTCGGTGGCCGGAAGTGCGGCCGCCAGCTTCACGGCCCCTGGAATCATCTACCTCGTAGATAAGGCACCGTAG
- a CDS encoding CHRD domain-containing protein translates to MQFARALFLSSVAVVSLAACGEEEFVAPAREQYVINLLGANERPNPVTSTASGSAVVTVMSPDSIEWTLYVSGIDSVTQGHFHAGDANSAGPVMFFVFSGPTTARGITGLLSSGMIRRSGSTFSGAFTYDSLLTRIRAGTTYLNVHTRRNGPGEIRGQVTK, encoded by the coding sequence ATGCAGTTCGCTCGTGCGCTGTTTCTCTCCAGCGTGGCGGTCGTGTCGCTGGCCGCGTGTGGGGAGGAGGAATTTGTGGCTCCCGCCAGGGAGCAGTACGTGATCAACCTGCTGGGGGCGAACGAACGCCCAAACCCCGTGACCTCCACGGCGTCCGGAAGTGCCGTCGTCACGGTCATGTCGCCGGACAGCATCGAGTGGACGCTCTACGTGTCCGGGATTGACTCGGTCACGCAGGGACACTTTCACGCTGGAGACGCCAACTCGGCAGGGCCGGTGATGTTTTTTGTGTTCAGCGGTCCCACGACCGCTCGCGGGATTACCGGGCTGCTGAGCTCGGGAATGATCCGGCGCAGCGGTTCCACCTTCAGCGGTGCCTTCACCTACGATTCGCTCCTGACGCGAATCCGGGCGGGCACGACGTACCTGAACGTGCACACCAGGCGGAACGGACCCGGAGAAATCCGAGGGCAGGTCACCAAGTAG
- a CDS encoding thioredoxin domain-containing protein, which translates to MGVLRESKRNGDTRESLLCGGILHGRSLAFRGSAPSPLSCRLPSAVRPLPAHPCADPSPSSCSFSAPLTAQGKAIDPRVTRADLARIEGKPTAKHWILIVSDFQCPYCKEFHEKTAAQVRKEFVQTGIARMAYIHFPLRIHPNAVPAAEASMCAAAQGKFWPFHDRLFATQQRWAAEAAPDATYRTFARELGLALPEFEQCMRDDVMLPMIQADYQRGVQVGVNSTPTILVDNIRLDGNAPIASIRRAMQQVRAAAR; encoded by the coding sequence TTGGGAGTACTACGGGAGTCTAAGCGGAATGGTGACACCCGGGAGTCACTACTTTGCGGGGGGATTCTGCACGGACGTTCTCTTGCCTTTCGGGGATCCGCGCCGAGCCCCCTGAGCTGCCGTCTGCCGTCTGCCGTCCGCCCTTTACCCGCTCATCCGTGCGCCGATCCGTCGCCCTCCTCCTGCTCGTTCTCGGCTCCGCTCACCGCCCAGGGCAAGGCCATCGACCCGCGCGTCACCCGTGCCGACCTCGCCCGCATCGAGGGCAAGCCCACGGCCAAGCACTGGATCCTCATTGTCTCGGACTTCCAGTGCCCCTACTGCAAGGAATTCCACGAGAAGACGGCCGCTCAGGTCCGGAAGGAGTTTGTGCAGACCGGGATCGCCCGGATGGCCTACATCCATTTCCCGTTGCGCATCCACCCGAACGCGGTCCCAGCGGCCGAGGCGTCGATGTGCGCGGCGGCGCAGGGAAAGTTCTGGCCCTTTCATGATCGGCTGTTCGCCACCCAGCAACGCTGGGCAGCCGAAGCCGCACCTGATGCGACCTATCGCACCTTCGCACGTGAACTTGGCCTCGCACTTCCCGAGTTCGAGCAGTGCATGCGCGACGACGTGATGCTCCCGATGATCCAGGCCGACTACCAGCGCGGCGTGCAGGTCGGGGTCAACAGCACGCCGACGATCCTCGTCGACAACATCCGGCTCGACGGCAATGCCCCGATCGCTTCGATCCGGCGTGCGATGCAGCAGGTCCGGGCCGCGGCCAGGTAG
- a CDS encoding nucleotidyltransferase domain-containing protein — MAKMTLNNLIDQLRAVYGTDLVAVVLYGSAARGEHLEKHSDLNVLVVVERIGMEQLRKEAPVAQAWREAGNPPPLTLTRVEWLGSADIFPMEYADILAHHKVLAGSLPLDGVRVDMKDFRLQLEHEAMSKLLRLRHAVLTTGGDVAAQQELLEQSVSTMMVLVRATLRLLGEEPAADSEAACARATERSGIDLSAVLRVVRHLRAKELMTKAEVPVVLERYLVTVGALASYIDARVVG, encoded by the coding sequence ATGGCAAAGATGACCTTGAACAACCTGATCGATCAGCTGCGGGCGGTGTACGGCACCGACCTCGTGGCGGTCGTCCTCTACGGCTCGGCGGCGCGCGGCGAGCATCTCGAAAAGCATTCCGACCTCAACGTGCTCGTGGTCGTCGAGCGCATCGGGATGGAGCAGCTCCGGAAGGAGGCGCCGGTGGCCCAGGCCTGGCGGGAGGCCGGGAACCCCCCGCCACTCACACTCACGCGGGTCGAGTGGCTCGGCAGTGCCGACATCTTCCCCATGGAGTACGCCGACATCCTCGCGCACCACAAGGTGTTGGCGGGGTCACTCCCACTGGACGGTGTACGCGTCGACATGAAGGACTTCCGGCTCCAGCTGGAACACGAAGCGATGAGCAAGTTGTTGCGGTTGCGTCATGCGGTGCTCACCACGGGTGGTGATGTGGCGGCCCAACAGGAGCTGCTGGAGCAGTCGGTGAGCACGATGATGGTGCTGGTGCGTGCGACGCTTCGCCTGCTTGGGGAGGAGCCCGCGGCCGACTCCGAAGCGGCGTGCGCACGGGCGACGGAACGCTCGGGTATTGACCTGTCGGCGGTGCTGCGGGTGGTTCGCCATCTCCGTGCCAAGGAACTGATGACGAAGGCCGAGGTACCGGTGGTGCTGGAGCGCTATCTCGTTACAGTGGGAGCGCTGGCGTCGTACATCGACGCGCGAGTGGTGGGGTAG
- a CDS encoding LemA family protein: MRIRHFLLIAPLVLGGCGYNTIQSYDERAARANQDIQVQLQRRVDLIGNLVETVKGQAKQELEVFTQVARARSGLSSALEKGDLKEMASANDQLTTAVRGLNIAVEAYPQIKSDQAFLRLQDELTGTENRIATARKDYNAMVEEYNAYIRRFPQVLTAKVIGSKAREYFEASAAATGDAPKVDFSK; encoded by the coding sequence ATGCGCATTCGACACTTCCTCCTTATCGCGCCGCTGGTGCTCGGCGGGTGCGGCTACAACACGATCCAGTCCTACGACGAACGCGCGGCGCGTGCCAACCAGGATATCCAGGTGCAGCTGCAGCGTCGCGTTGACCTGATCGGCAACCTGGTCGAGACCGTGAAGGGCCAGGCCAAGCAGGAACTGGAGGTCTTTACCCAGGTCGCGCGCGCGCGGTCGGGGCTCAGCAGCGCCCTCGAGAAGGGCGACCTCAAGGAGATGGCGTCGGCGAACGATCAGCTGACGACGGCGGTCCGGGGGCTCAACATCGCGGTCGAGGCCTATCCGCAGATCAAGTCCGACCAGGCCTTCCTGCGCCTGCAGGACGAACTCACGGGGACCGAGAACCGCATCGCCACCGCACGCAAGGACTACAATGCGATGGTCGAGGAGTACAACGCCTACATTCGCCGGTTCCCGCAGGTGCTGACGGCCAAGGTGATCGGGTCCAAGGCGCGGGAGTACTTCGAGGCGAGTGCCGCGGCGACGGGCGACGCGCCGAAGGTCGACTTCTCCAAGTAA
- a CDS encoding thioredoxin domain-containing protein: MQPRYRTTFRLTLASLALIVTGCAGDDRTAASRQRGLSVADSVRARRNARLALRPDTMGNRVDSLRIAGSPGAGVYIVVVSDFQCPECRAFARDVLPVLRDEYVATGLARLAFINAPQDDHFNARFAAHAALCAASSNQFWAMHDTLFATQGQWARREDPRPWFDSMAVAVGADAAAQSRCTERQPLLHLMAQDMERSAAAGVREVPTVIIGEKRLSGTSLTLPQLRRAIDAARR, translated from the coding sequence ATGCAGCCACGATACCGAACCACCTTCCGCCTCACCCTGGCCTCGCTGGCCCTGATCGTCACTGGTTGCGCCGGCGACGACCGGACAGCCGCCTCGCGCCAGCGAGGGCTCTCCGTCGCGGATTCGGTCCGCGCCCGTCGTAACGCGCGTCTGGCGCTGCGCCCTGACACCATGGGGAACCGGGTGGACTCGCTGCGGATCGCCGGGTCTCCCGGGGCCGGCGTGTACATCGTCGTGGTGAGCGACTTCCAGTGCCCGGAATGCCGCGCGTTCGCCCGTGACGTGCTCCCCGTCCTCCGCGACGAGTATGTCGCCACCGGACTCGCTCGACTCGCCTTCATCAACGCGCCGCAGGACGACCACTTCAACGCGCGCTTCGCCGCCCACGCCGCCCTGTGCGCCGCCTCGTCCAACCAGTTCTGGGCGATGCATGACACCCTGTTCGCGACCCAGGGCCAATGGGCGCGCCGCGAGGACCCGCGACCCTGGTTTGACAGCATGGCCGTCGCGGTGGGCGCCGACGCGGCCGCTCAATCCCGCTGCACCGAGCGCCAGCCCCTCCTGCACCTCATGGCCCAGGACATGGAGCGGAGCGCCGCAGCCGGCGTACGGGAGGTTCCGACCGTGATCATCGGCGAAAAACGCCTGAGCGGCACCTCGCTCACCCTCCCGCAACTCCGCCGCGCGATAGACGCCGCGCGGCGGTAG
- a CDS encoding vanadium-dependent haloperoxidase: MRRLSLLLLAWLSACDRGAPPADPQLVAQWLRSSLSFVRSERLGPPVASRISAYASLAIYEGYAADPASGLRSLGGQLNGWTAPPVPTDPVDGAIVAAVAERLVMDSLFRDGFAATRRTVDSLGAAQVAARVAAGVSEAVRATSEQHGAVLAAALLGWAASDGFFESRARTWDAPGGRDRWQNTSTPDQLVPIQLSGETDIVMPANPGVAMDLERAGERFVLTNRPKNAAGTTLPTFNPVRPTEPLWGTLRPFVIRDGDECAAPPPPTYSEKPGTPFYQMGREFADSMAVLDSTRRNIALFWADNPVATGTPSFHWISVVNQMIARRDLTAAAAAELYALTSIAIADAFIGCWKEKYRSLVVRPVAWMQRVIDPKFATVIPTPPFPEYTSGHSVQSAAAVQVLKAIVGDTVAFVDSTQVDVGHPPRPFANFTAALNEVAVSRIYAGVHYLPAVVDGVVQGVCIGDRVMSRLKTRSTS, encoded by the coding sequence ATGCGCCGACTTTCCCTTCTCCTGCTCGCGTGGCTCAGCGCCTGCGATCGGGGCGCGCCACCCGCCGACCCGCAGCTCGTTGCCCAGTGGCTCCGCTCCTCGCTGTCGTTCGTGCGGAGTGAACGACTTGGGCCGCCCGTGGCCTCGCGGATCTCGGCGTATGCGTCGCTGGCGATCTACGAGGGCTACGCGGCAGATCCGGCGAGCGGTCTGCGCTCGCTGGGCGGTCAGCTGAATGGCTGGACTGCTCCGCCAGTGCCGACGGATCCGGTGGATGGAGCGATTGTCGCGGCAGTCGCGGAGCGCCTGGTGATGGACTCGCTCTTTCGCGATGGGTTCGCGGCGACGCGCCGCACCGTCGACTCCCTCGGCGCGGCGCAGGTTGCGGCACGAGTGGCGGCTGGTGTGAGCGAGGCGGTACGCGCCACCTCGGAACAACATGGAGCGGTGCTCGCCGCCGCCTTGTTGGGGTGGGCGGCGAGCGATGGCTTCTTCGAGAGTCGAGCGCGCACCTGGGATGCCCCGGGCGGTCGCGACCGCTGGCAGAATACCTCGACGCCAGACCAGCTGGTGCCGATCCAGCTCTCCGGGGAGACGGACATCGTCATGCCCGCCAACCCGGGAGTCGCGATGGACCTCGAGCGCGCAGGGGAACGTTTCGTCCTGACCAACCGCCCGAAGAACGCAGCCGGTACGACCCTGCCCACCTTCAACCCGGTGCGACCCACGGAGCCGCTCTGGGGCACCCTGCGCCCGTTCGTCATTCGCGACGGGGACGAGTGCGCGGCGCCACCCCCGCCGACCTACAGCGAGAAACCGGGCACGCCGTTCTACCAGATGGGGCGCGAGTTCGCCGACTCGATGGCGGTGCTGGACTCCACGCGGCGCAACATCGCGTTGTTCTGGGCGGACAACCCCGTGGCGACGGGTACGCCAAGCTTTCATTGGATCAGCGTCGTAAACCAGATGATCGCGCGGCGCGACCTGACGGCGGCCGCAGCGGCCGAGCTCTATGCGCTCACCTCGATCGCCATTGCCGACGCCTTTATTGGGTGCTGGAAAGAGAAGTACCGGTCGCTCGTGGTCCGGCCGGTGGCCTGGATGCAGCGGGTCATTGATCCCAAGTTCGCCACGGTGATTCCCACGCCACCATTTCCTGAGTACACGTCGGGGCATTCGGTCCAGTCCGCCGCGGCCGTGCAAGTGCTCAAGGCGATCGTCGGTGACACCGTGGCGTTCGTCGATTCGACCCAGGTGGACGTCGGACACCCACCGAGGCCCTTTGCCAACTTCACGGCGGCGTTAAACGAGGTCGCAGTGTCGCGCATTTACGCGGGGGTGCACTACCTCCCCGCCGTGGTCGACGGCGTCGTGCAGGGGGTGTGCATCGGCGATCGGGTGATGTCGCGTCTCAAGACCCGGTCCACCTCGTGA